The segment TGTAAGTGCAGTGATGTATTAAGCTGAGTGTTACTAATAGGTCGAGGACTTAACCTTAGTGAGTATACTATTATTTAGTTTTGAAAGATGAAGATCTTTCACAATAAGTCTGGTGGCGATAGCAAGATGGACACACCTGTACCCATATCGAACACAGAAGTTAAGCATCTTAGCGCTGAAGGTAGTACGCAAGTGTGAGAATAGGACGTTGCCAGGCTTTTAAAAGATAGCTATAGCTATCTTTTTTTTCTATCTAAATAAAAAAAGGAGTGATTTAACTTGGAAAAAATTAGTCTACAAATTAATGATTTAAGTGAAATGAAAATTTTCGCAACAAAATTAGCTGATTATTTTATTAAAAATCCAGCAATTATTTTTTTAGATGGTGATTTAGGTGCAGGTAAAACAACTTTTACTCAATTTTTCGCAAAAGAAATTGGTGTTAATGATATTGTAACTTCACCTACTTTTAATATTTTCAAAAGATATCAAGGCTTAAAAACTTTTTTAAATCACTTTGATTTATATCGAATTAAAGAAAATGTTTATGATCAAGGTTTTGAAGAGTATTGGTTTTCAAATGAAATCTCTATTATTGAGTGGTCAATTTATTTACCTGATGAGTTTAAAGAAATGTTTAATTTAAAAATTTCAATTGATATTGTTGATGAAAACATAAGAAAAATTGAATTAAATGGAGATAATTTAGTTATTTCATATATAAAGGAGAATTGTCATGAATTTATTTATTGATACATCAAATAATTATATAATTTTTTCATTGTTTTCAAATGATAGTGTTATGGATTATACTTGCATTGAGACAAATAGAAATCAATCTGAAATTTTTATTGATGAGTTGAA is part of the Bacilli bacterium PM5-9 genome and harbors:
- a CDS encoding tRNA threonylcarbamoyladenosine biosynthesis protein TsaE (product_source=KO:K06925; cath_funfam=3.40.50.300; cog=COG0802; ko=KO:K06925; pfam=PF02367; superfamily=52540; tigrfam=TIGR00150) gives rise to the protein MEKISLQINDLSEMKIFATKLADYFIKNPAIIFLDGDLGAGKTTFTQFFAKEIGVNDIVTSPTFNIFKRYQGLKTFLNHFDLYRIKENVYDQGFEEYWFSNEISIIEWSIYLPDEFKEMFNLKISIDIVDENIRKIELNGDNLVISYIKENCHEFIY